From the Musa acuminata AAA Group cultivar baxijiao chromosome BXJ1-2, Cavendish_Baxijiao_AAA, whole genome shotgun sequence genome, one window contains:
- the LOC135601424 gene encoding NAC domain-containing protein 73-like, whose product MVSISKKSHENTIRTCPSCGYPIQYQRQVAPSMQDFLGLPAGVKFDPTDQELLQHLEGKARSDPQRLHPLIDDFIPTIEGEDGICYTHPEKLPGVRSDGLVRHFFHRPSRAYTTGTRKRRKVHTDVHGSETRWHKTGKTRPVFAGGDLKGYKKILVLYTNYGKQRKPEKTNWIMHQYHLGFDEEEKDGELVVSKIFFQTQPRQCGSALKDTFQTKLKGLVADEDEEEEDNEDDDGNAVRDGNGGGYYTPSLMAYTQGGQDRVSSPHLFPSFPTMHATGAPPPFLS is encoded by the exons ATGGTTTCCATCAGCAAGAAGTCACACGAGAACACGATTCGGACATGCCCCTCCTGCGGCTATCCCATTCAGTATCAACgccag GTTGCTCCCTCCATGCAAGACTTTCTCGGGTTGCCTGCAGGCGTCAAGTTTGATCCCACCGACCAAGAGCTGCTCCAACACTTGGAGGGCAAGGCGAGGTCAGATCCCCAGAGGCTTCACCCCCTCATCGACGACTTCATCCCTACGATCGAAGGAGAAGACGGCATCTGCTACACACACCCCGAGAAGCTCCCTG GCGTGCGAAGCGATGGGCTGGTTCGACACTTCTTCCATCGCCCTTCCAGAGCATACACGACGGGGACGAGGAAGAGGCGAAAGGTGCACACCGACGTGCATGGAAGCGAGACGCGGTGGCATAAGACCGGGAAGACGAGGCCGGTGTTCGCAGGTGGTGATCTGAAGGGGTACAAGAAGATCCTCGTTCTCTACACCAACTACGGCAAGCAGCGGAAGCCCGAGAAGACAAACTGGATAATGCATCAGTACCACTTGGGCTTCGACGAAGAAGAGAAGGACGGAGAGTTGGTGGTGTCCAAGATCTTCTTCCAGACGCAGCCTCGGCAGTGTGGCTCGGCACTCAAGGATACATTTCAGACCAAACTCAAGGGTCTGGTGGCGGAcgaggatgaggaagaggaggacaACGAGGACGACGATGGCAATGCGGTGAGGGATGGAAACGGCGGTGGCTATTACACGCCGTCGCTGATGGCCTACACCCAAGGTGGCCAAGACCGAGTTAGCTCGCCCCATCTATTTCCAAGCTTTCCCACCATGCATGCCACCGGGGCTCCTCCTCCCTTCCTTTCCTGA
- the LOC135601440 gene encoding dihydroorotase, mitochondrial-like isoform X2, translating into MELSLTRPDDWHLHLREGDLLRAVVSHSARHFGRAIVMPNLKPPITTTAAAVAYRQSILKALPPDSRFDPLMTLYLTDNTSPEEINLARKSGVVFAVKLYPAGATTNSQDGVTDIFGKCLPVLEEMAKHNMPLLVHGEVTDPNIDIFDRERVFIETILSPLLIKLPHLKVVMEHITTMDAVKFIESCNEGSVAATVTPQHLLLNRNSLFQGGLQPHNYCLPVLKREIHRQAIVSAVTRGSNRYFLGTDSAPHERQKKECPCGCAGIYNAPVALSLYAKVFEQAGSLDKLEAFTSFNGPDFYGLPRNTSKVKLRKSPWKVPDSYPYTSGEIVPMFAGETLEWFPSDN; encoded by the exons ATGGAGCTCTCATTGACGCGGCCCGACGACTGGCACCTCCACCTGCGCGAGGGCGACCTTCTCCGCGCCGTCGTCTCCCACAG CGCAAGGCATTTTGGAAGGGCGATCGTGATGCCCAACTTGAAGCCCCCCATAACCACCACCGCTGCAGCGGTGGCGTACCGCCAATCCATCTTAAAGGCTCTGCCACCCGACAGTCGATTCGATCCCCTCATGACCCTGTACCTCACAGACAACACCAGCCCCGAAGAGATTAATCTTGCCA GAAAAAGTGGAGTGGTATTTGCTGTAAAATTATATCCTGCTGGAGCAACTACCAATTCTCAAGATGGAGTCACTGATATTTTTGGGAAGTGTTTGCCTGTCCTAGAAGAAATGGCAAAACATAATATGCCACTGTTG GTGCATGGGGAAGTGACAGATCCGAATATTGATATATTTGACAGAGAAAGGGTCTTCATTGAGACTATTTTATCACCACTACTAATAAAGCTTCCTCATCTGAAAGTTGTAATGGAACATATTACCACGATGGACGCAGTTAAATTTATTGAATCATGCAATGAAG GTTCTGTTGCTGCCACTGTCACGCCACAGCACCTTCTTCTGAACAGAAATTCCTTATTTCAAGGTGGACTACAGCCTCACAATTACTGCCTTCCAGTACTAAAACGAGAGATTCATA GACAAGCTATCGTATCAGCTGTAACAAGAGGTAGCAATCGTTATTTTCTTGGTACCGATAGTGCTCCACATGAGAGACAAAAGAAAGAATGTCCTTGTGGATGTGCGGGAATATACAATGCTCCTGTTGCGTTATCCCTTTACGCTAAAGTATTTGAGCAG GCTGGTTCACTTGACAAACTGGAGGCCTTTACAAGCTTCAATGGCCCTGATTTctatggacttccaagaaacacttcaaaGGTCAAATTGAGGAAGAGTCCCTGGAAAGTACCTGACTCGTATCCATACACATCCGGAGAAATAGTGCCTATGTTTGCGGGCGAGACTCTTGAATGGTTTCCGTCCGACAACTGA
- the LOC135601440 gene encoding dihydroorotase, mitochondrial-like isoform X1, producing MQVGYYVATRAWIPLRPDKGSRRRLVVRSAGSRMELSLTRPDDWHLHLREGDLLRAVVSHSARHFGRAIVMPNLKPPITTTAAAVAYRQSILKALPPDSRFDPLMTLYLTDNTSPEEINLARKSGVVFAVKLYPAGATTNSQDGVTDIFGKCLPVLEEMAKHNMPLLVHGEVTDPNIDIFDRERVFIETILSPLLIKLPHLKVVMEHITTMDAVKFIESCNEGSVAATVTPQHLLLNRNSLFQGGLQPHNYCLPVLKREIHRQAIVSAVTRGSNRYFLGTDSAPHERQKKECPCGCAGIYNAPVALSLYAKVFEQAGSLDKLEAFTSFNGPDFYGLPRNTSKVKLRKSPWKVPDSYPYTSGEIVPMFAGETLEWFPSDN from the exons ATGCAGGTCGGCTACTACGTTGCCACCCGTGCTTGGATCCCTCTCCGTCCCGACAAGGGAAGCAGGCGTCGCCTGGTGGTGAGATCGGCCGGGTCGAGGATGGAGCTCTCATTGACGCGGCCCGACGACTGGCACCTCCACCTGCGCGAGGGCGACCTTCTCCGCGCCGTCGTCTCCCACAG CGCAAGGCATTTTGGAAGGGCGATCGTGATGCCCAACTTGAAGCCCCCCATAACCACCACCGCTGCAGCGGTGGCGTACCGCCAATCCATCTTAAAGGCTCTGCCACCCGACAGTCGATTCGATCCCCTCATGACCCTGTACCTCACAGACAACACCAGCCCCGAAGAGATTAATCTTGCCA GAAAAAGTGGAGTGGTATTTGCTGTAAAATTATATCCTGCTGGAGCAACTACCAATTCTCAAGATGGAGTCACTGATATTTTTGGGAAGTGTTTGCCTGTCCTAGAAGAAATGGCAAAACATAATATGCCACTGTTG GTGCATGGGGAAGTGACAGATCCGAATATTGATATATTTGACAGAGAAAGGGTCTTCATTGAGACTATTTTATCACCACTACTAATAAAGCTTCCTCATCTGAAAGTTGTAATGGAACATATTACCACGATGGACGCAGTTAAATTTATTGAATCATGCAATGAAG GTTCTGTTGCTGCCACTGTCACGCCACAGCACCTTCTTCTGAACAGAAATTCCTTATTTCAAGGTGGACTACAGCCTCACAATTACTGCCTTCCAGTACTAAAACGAGAGATTCATA GACAAGCTATCGTATCAGCTGTAACAAGAGGTAGCAATCGTTATTTTCTTGGTACCGATAGTGCTCCACATGAGAGACAAAAGAAAGAATGTCCTTGTGGATGTGCGGGAATATACAATGCTCCTGTTGCGTTATCCCTTTACGCTAAAGTATTTGAGCAG GCTGGTTCACTTGACAAACTGGAGGCCTTTACAAGCTTCAATGGCCCTGATTTctatggacttccaagaaacacttcaaaGGTCAAATTGAGGAAGAGTCCCTGGAAAGTACCTGACTCGTATCCATACACATCCGGAGAAATAGTGCCTATGTTTGCGGGCGAGACTCTTGAATGGTTTCCGTCCGACAACTGA
- the LOC135611693 gene encoding potassium channel KAT3-like, translated as MPKFARGPLELEGLREVEAFLAGPLCTLSLNSQISLGILRYGRGTMIKVLASFTVSYIIIFPMMLTEASHQNVNDRHGSMVKVYNLVAGQPIELGSPNCKQLQFQHFGNDSFQLESGGYSMHNDLLPSLGATINHTIKLRKHIVSPYDPRYRLWEKFLIVLVLYSAWICPFEFAFRRYLPSTIFLVDNIINSFFAIDIVLTFFVAFVDHKSYLLVDEPKRIAVRYLSTWFIFDACSTFPFQTISFLFNGHSKSLGFKLLSVLRLWRLHRVNSLFARLEKDIRFNYFWTRCTKLFSVSPAFCSLFCFKQLHKYSYHNIFVLQVTLFAVHCSGCFNYMIADRYPDPERTWIGAVIPNFMEHNLWVRYVTAIYWSITTLTTTGYGDLHAENTREMVFGICYMLFNLGLTSYLIGNMTNLVVHGTSRTKNFRDTIQAASEFASRNKLPKHMEEQMLSHICLRFKTEGLKQQETLDGLPKAIRSSIAEYLFFPIVQKVYLFQGFSFNLIFQLVTEMQAEYYPPKEDVILQNEAPAYLYIIVSGAVDMRASADGVEKVHGRLTAGEIFGEIGVLCNMSQPFTIRTTELTQILRLNRTTLFNIIRQSRQDATIVMNNLSQNLRLHESLYPGIQQNEPGELLKRWLERDPWKRNENHAPDGNNYQVCKLHTQELMDKCKSPGNAEKNKDNGTPNEFPIGQVNAKLDHADRHSVFHTVAQDGYNITANILLKQEATIEEDKDNRWTQKGLVEKHENTGKFEFSSSNGSTRRHTGEHEIEFVEMKASGYENDFENHGSREWKPRFGYPNINELTIASCSQSGSHNFENNIMRLTSKRVTIHMHSQKGNPARQLTAKMINLPGTMEELLRIGSKYYLD; from the exons ATGCCCAAGTTTGCAAGAGGACCATTGGAATTAGAAGGACTCAGAGAGGTGGAAGCCTTCCTTGCTGGACCACTTTGCACTCTCAGCCTTAACAGTCAGATTTCACTTGGAATTTTGAGATATGGAAGAGGGACAATGATCAAAGTTCTGGCATCCTTTACT GTTTCTTATATCATCATATTCCCGATGATGCTGACAGAAGCTAGTCACCAAAATGTGAATGATAGACATGGGAGTATGGTGAAGGTTTATAATCTTGTTGCAGGACAACCCATAGAGTTAGGTAGTCCCAACTGCAAGCAGCTGCAATTTCAG CACTTTGGCAACGATAGTTTCCAATTGGAAAGTGGAGGATACAGCATGCACAATGACCTTTTGCCATCACTGGGAGCAACAATAAACCATACAATCAAGCTCAGGAAGCACATTGTTTCACCATACGATCCTCGTTACAG GCTATGGGAGAAATTCTTGATAGTCCTGGTTCTCTACTCTGCCTGGATCTGCCCATTTGAATTTGCATTTCGGCGATACTTGCCAAGCACAATCTTTCTTGTGGATAACATCATCAATAGCTTTTTTGCAATTGACATAGTACTCACCTTCTTTGTTGCTTTTGTTGACCATAAATCATATCTTCTTGTTGATGAACCAAAGAGAATAGCAGTCAG GTATCTGTCCACTTGGTTCATCTTTGATGCATGTTCAACATTTCCCTTTCAAACAATCAGCTTCTTATTCAATGGACATAGTAAAAGCCTCGGCTTCAAACTTCTCAGTGTGCTTAGACTGTGGCGTCTACATCGTGTCAATTCCCTGTTTGCTAG ACTTGAGAAAGATATTCGGTTCAATTATTTCTGGACACGGTGCACAAAGCTTTTCTCTGTAAGCCCAGCATTTTGTTCATTGTTTTGCTTCAAGCAGCTGCACAAGTATTCCTACCATAACATTTTTGTACTTCAGGTAACTCTTTTCGCAGTCCACTGCTCTGGATGCTTCAACTATATGATTGCTGATAGATATCCCGATCCGGAAAGAACCTGGATAGGTGCAGTGATACCAAACTTTATGGAACATAACCTGTGGGTTAGATATGTAACAGCAATATACTGGTCAATTACAACACTAACGACTACAGGTTATGGTGACTTACATGCTGAAAACACAAGAGAAATGGTATTTGGTATTTGCTACATGCTCTTTAATCTGGGGTTGACGTCTTACCTCATTGGAAATATGACGAACCTTGTTGTCCACGGGACCAGTCGCACGAAAAACTTT CGGGACACCATTCAGGCTGCTTCTGAATTTGCGTCAAGAAATAAGCTACCAAAACATATGGAGGAACAGATGTTGTCTCACATATGCTTAAGATTCAAGACAGAGGGACTCAAACAGCAAGAGACTCTTGATGGCCTCCCAAAGGCCATCCGCTCAAGCATAGCCGAGTACCTATTCTTTCCTATTGTCCAAAAAGTATACCTTTTCCAAGGGTTTTCCTTTAATCTCATTTTCCAGCTG GTGACAGAAATGCAAGCTGAGTATTACCCACCAAAGGAAGATGTAATACTGCAGAATGAAGCCCCAGCATATCTATATATAATAGTATCAGGAGCAGTG GACATGCGAGCATCTGCAGATGGGGTTGAAAAG GTTCATGGAAGGTTGACTGCAGGGGAAATATTTGGGGAGATAGGAGTTCTATGTAACATGTCACAGCCATTCACCATAAGAACCACTGAGCTCACACAAATTCTCAGACTGAACAGGACAACACTCTTCAACATTATTCGACAAAGTAGACAGGATGCGACTATTGTCATGAATAATCTTTCCCAG AATTTAAGGCTACATGAAAGTCTATACCCCGGAATACAGCAAAATGAACCTGGTGAACTTCTTAAAAGATGGCTCGAGAGAGATCCATGGAAGAGGAATGAGAACCATGCACCAGATGGAAATAATTATCAAGTCTGCAAGCTACACACACAGGAACTTATGGATAAATGTAAAAGTCCAGGCAACGCAGAAAAAAACAAGGACAATGGCACACCCAATGAATTTCCAATCGGTCAGGTCAATGCAAAATTAGACCATGCAGATCGGCACAGTGTTTTTCATACGGTTGCACAGGATGGATACAATATAACTGCCAATATTTTGCTCAAACAAGAAGCAACTATAGAAGAGGACAAAGATAACAGGTGGACCCAAAAAGGATTGGTTGAGAAACATGAAAATACAGGTAAATTTGAGTTTTCATCAAGTAATGGAAGTACAAGGAGACACACTGGAGAGCATGAAATAGAATTTGTTGAAATGAAAGCATCTGGCTATGAAAATGACTTTGAGAACCATGGCAGCAGAGAATGGAAACCCAGGTTTGGGTATCCAAATATTAATGAATTGACGATAGCTTCTTGTTCACAAAGTGGAAGCCACAACTTCGAGAACAATATCATGAGACTAACAAGCAAAAGAGTGACCATCCACATGCATTCTCAAAAGGGAAATCCAGCAAGACAGCTAACTGCAAAGATGATAAACTTACCAGGAACCATGGAGGAACTCCTCAGAATTGGCAGTAAGTATTATTTGGACTGA